The sequence TGTTGAGGACTTGAGAAAACTCGGTCGCAAATACGTTATTGGCAAACGCGGCAGTGGTACAGAAGGCGCGACTCGGACTATTCTCGCAGCGCTTAATATTTCTCCGGATGAGGATTTTACGTCTGAATATCTGGGTTATAGTCCGTCTGCTCAGGCTATGATTGACGGTCGCATTGCTGGGGCGACGCTTTCGGCTGGTCCGCCCGTGGCTGCTGTGACGCAGGCTTTTGCCCAGCTCGGTGCGGACGGAGTTTCTGTGCTTGCTTTTAGCGATGATCATCTCATGGCGATACAAAATGCGTTTCCCGTGTGGACGCGCTATATTATTCCGGCCAATACGTATCCCGGGCAGTCCGAAGCGATTGAGACGATTGCACAACCCAATTTTTTGGCGTGCAGGGCAGATTTGCCCGAGGATGTGATCTATGAGATTACAAAAACTATTTATGAAAATTTAGCGGAGATTCAAAATATCCACAAGGCCACGCTCGCAATGTCTCTCGAGAAGGCGACGATGGGTCTGGCTGTTCCCCTGCATGCGGGTGCCGCGCGCTATTATAGCGAGAAGGGTATCGATATTTCGCCGTCTCTGATAGGGGAATAGGTTTGAATTCCGAATTTGAACAGGGCGGCGAAGTGAGTACACCGCATCGCGTGCTTACTGGCAGGCATCAGGTGCTGGTCGTTGTTGTGGGGGTCTGCCTGTCTCTGTTTCACCTGTGGAGCAATACGCTGGGCGTTTTGCCCGAATTGCAGCGCAATGCCACCCATTATGCCTTCATTCTTTTTTTGGGATATCTGCTTTATCCCGTCTCTTCGCGCTATGCCTCGCGCACGCTAATTCTCGATTATTTTTTCGCCATTCTCTCTCTCGTCGTCGCCCTTTATCTCGTGTTTTTTGAGGATGCGCTGCACGCCCGCAACGAGGTGCCGAATACGGCTGATCTCATTTTTGCGGGTATCGCGATTCTCCTTTTGCTCGAGATTACCCGTCGTACGACAGGTTTTTTCATTCCGCTGCTCGCGCTTGTATTTCTCACTTACGCGCTTTTTTGGGGGCGGTATATTTCGGGTATATGGGCGTTTCCCGGTGTGTCATTTCCGCGCTTGTTATATCGCATGTATTTTGCGCCCGATGGTATTTTTGGTACGATTGCGACTATTTCATCTACTTTTGTCGCGCTTTTTGTGCTTTTTGGCGCGTTTCTCCTGCGTTCGGGTGCGGGCGATTTTATGATTCGTCTGGCGCTCGCGCTGCTCGGGCGCACAGTGGGCGGACCGGCAAAGATGGCGGTTTTTGCCAGTGGGATGCTCGGTTCAATTTCGGGGAGTGCTGTGGCAAATACGGTGGGGTCGGGTTCGCTTACTATTCCGATGATGAAGCGCACGGGTTTTTCGCCTACGTTTTCAGGCGCGGTCGAGGCGGCGGCATCTACGGGTGGTCAACTCATGCCGCCGATTATGGGTGCGGGTGCGTTTATTATGAGTCAGTGGACGCAAATTCCCTATCTGACCATTGTCGCCGTGTCTTTCATCCCGGCGCTTATCTATTTTCTCAGTGTTACTTTTTTTATTCATTTTCGCGCGCGAAAACGGGGAATTGTGCCTTTGTCCGCTTCGGAAGTCCCGGATATCCGCGCTACGATCCGAGAAGGCTGGCATTTTGCGATTCCTATTGTGGTGCTCGTGGGCACACTGATCTACGGTTTTACACCCACGTTTGCCGCGGCAACGGGAACCGCGAGTATTGTTGTTGCGAGCTGGCTGAATAAGAATACGCGCATGAATATCCGCGATATTGTCGATGCACTTGCGCTGGGTGCTCACAATATGATTACGACCGGGATTATTCTTTTGTGTGCTGGTATTATTGTGGGTGTGGTGCTGATGGTTGGCGTTGGGATTAAATTTTCTTTGCTCATTTCGGCGATTGCCGGAAGCAGTGTGTTCATTACTGTTGTGCTCATTGCCATCGCGTCTCTGATTCTGGGCATGGGCTTGCCGGTGACGGCATCTTATATCGTGCTGGCAGTGCTGGCTGCGCCTGCGCTGACCAATCTGGGCGTTAGTCTGATTGCGGCGCATTTGCTGATTTTCTGGTATTCACAAGATGCCAATGTCACGCCGCCGGTTTGTCTGGCTGCGTATTCCGCTGCGGGTATTGCGGGGGCAAATCCGCTGCGTACGGGTTTTGAGTCGTGGCGCATTGCCAAGGGTATTTATTTTATTCCTCTGCTTTTTTGCTATACGCCTATTCTTTTTGAAGGGGAGACCTGGCGCGTTATTGAGACTGTGATAGCTACGCTTCTGGGTCTGCTGTCTTTTGCGGCGGCTTCTGAGGGTTTTCACATGGTGTCGCTGGGTGTTCTATACCGCGTCTTGTTCCTGGCGGCAGCGGTGCTGTTGCTTTGGCCTTTGCTGGTATGTCATGCTGTTGGAGTGGCGATTTTTCTCGTTCTGATTTTGTTACAAAGACATGCCGCTACATAAGATCATCTGAGTCGGCCAGTTGCACTGTCAGTTTGGTCAACGCATGGGTGAGGCGTACAATTTTTTGCAGATCGATTGCACGGGGCCAGCGGTCGGCGGGATGATGGAAGAGGCGATTGCGACCTGTGATGGAAATATATTGCCCGCCGCCGTCGTAGATATTCCGCGCTTCGCCGCCAGGGCGCGTGCCAACAGGTGTAAAGTCTATTGCAGAAACGCTGGTTTCCGAAATGGCTCGATGGGTCAATTGTGCCATTTCCTCGCGCGATGCTTGAAGTTTTATGGGACAGTTTGCTGCCGCAAAATTCGCGCCCAGATGAATCCAGATGTGCGCCGCTTTGATCAGTGGGCGGTGGTGAGAGAGGAAGAAATCCAATCCCAGATGTCCCAATTCGTGGCCCGTGCTTGCGACAAACCACACGTCTCGTTGTGGCTGTTTTTCAGAGAAGGCGCGGATCATTTCGAGCCAACAGGCTATTCCGCCTCCGCGTTCCGATACACATTGCCACCAGCCACTTCGCGGGGTGATGACTACGAGCGGAGGTAGGGATGAATTTTTGCCCTGTATTCGCGTTTCAACATTCAGTGCTTGGACTTCTGTGCGCGCTGCCTGGGCAATTACGCGCGCTTCTTTGTTAGCAGA comes from Gemmatimonadota bacterium and encodes:
- a CDS encoding TAXI family TRAP transporter solute-binding subunit, whose translation is MSRIYFVLVFLFCISCGTPQEGMQTQNLIVATATPGGTYYPVGVALSTTITQKLQPQIVAAAINSAGSAENIQMLVNREAHLAILQGLYGAMAYRGEGTYQGQAVGELRSITLLWENVEHFLLRASDAKTGTVEDLRKLGRKYVIGKRGSGTEGATRTILAALNISPDEDFTSEYLGYSPSAQAMIDGRIAGATLSAGPPVAAVTQAFAQLGADGVSVLAFSDDHLMAIQNAFPVWTRYIIPANTYPGQSEAIETIAQPNFLACRADLPEDVIYEITKTIYENLAEIQNIHKATLAMSLEKATMGLAVPLHAGAARYYSEKGIDISPSLIGE
- a CDS encoding TRAP transporter permease, which encodes MNSEFEQGGEVSTPHRVLTGRHQVLVVVVGVCLSLFHLWSNTLGVLPELQRNATHYAFILFLGYLLYPVSSRYASRTLILDYFFAILSLVVALYLVFFEDALHARNEVPNTADLIFAGIAILLLLEITRRTTGFFIPLLALVFLTYALFWGRYISGIWAFPGVSFPRLLYRMYFAPDGIFGTIATISSTFVALFVLFGAFLLRSGAGDFMIRLALALLGRTVGGPAKMAVFASGMLGSISGSAVANTVGSGSLTIPMMKRTGFSPTFSGAVEAAASTGGQLMPPIMGAGAFIMSQWTQIPYLTIVAVSFIPALIYFLSVTFFIHFRARKRGIVPLSASEVPDIRATIREGWHFAIPIVVLVGTLIYGFTPTFAAATGTASIVVASWLNKNTRMNIRDIVDALALGAHNMITTGIILLCAGIIVGVVLMVGVGIKFSLLISAIAGSSVFITVVLIAIASLILGMGLPVTASYIVLAVLAAPALTNLGVSLIAAHLLIFWYSQDANVTPPVCLAAYSAAGIAGANPLRTGFESWRIAKGIYFIPLLFCYTPILFEGETWRVIETVIATLLGLLSFAAASEGFHMVSLGVLYRVLFLAAAVLLLWPLLVCHAVGVAIFLVLILLQRHAAT